A window from Mangifera indica cultivar Alphonso chromosome 2, CATAS_Mindica_2.1, whole genome shotgun sequence encodes these proteins:
- the LOC123208369 gene encoding uncharacterized protein LOC123208369 isoform X2, with product MRVLTRPPTPSPDPPPPPSTSPLPHSLNGVVVVGFISQRPITSSQLINRVLDSNTFGSGRTDRTLGIDKEEVKHWFNSRRIGYYHEEEKGLLLLQFSSTRCPVLRGSSSSGSGFDSFVVDDEFGDLQGLLFMFTVCHVIIYIQEGSRFDAQNLKKFRVLQAAKHALTPYVRTRSTPPLPSRPHSSTPSRPSMLVTSTNSSSSGRSGGISGRNTSAMSLMTGLGSYTSLFPGQCTPVILFVFIDDFSDLPNSVSSMEESTETSSLSQSSNLSGLARPNLPMKGSGSVVVLARPSSKSESGFRKKLQSSLEAQIRFLIKKCRTLSGSESSHSGPRSGAVLSSAPLFSLDASRAVVLLDRTTNQSGESLEFATSLVDDVLNGEATSDSLLLESHSQSSKEDLFLVKEFIYRQSDILRGRGGLVGNPNSSSAAGVGMVAVAAAAAAASAASGKAFTTPELPSLDIWLSSSQLFLQGVLSAKRGCIDEGEVTKRRPRQKNSVPPQVEGIASRGADPLDIAVSLLESGGGMNRRFSTIWCERILPAAKDAYLKDLPACYPTSQHEAHLEKALHAFHSMVRGPAVPVYAKMLEDECKSIWESGRQLCDAVSLTGKPCMHQRHNVDNDESLVGNAARPHSSGYVFLHACACGRSRRLRADPFDFESANSPTSCFSECDKLLAKVELPKVSNGGPIQPSSWSLVRIGSARYYEPSTGLLQSGFSTSHKFLSKWTIFLEKQKNPNELLARAVHQGSFSRSSTEPKVGHSGDVIKKAGDKQLFLGDMNGVENQIKPTENHNSHDSKISFGRGLPNFTMRKPFSEVVAGSAVTDSKYPPLQQQRKQPSSELGKVIKENRAKDWSVEQAHASVDQGSQKSDGMSAVQETLNDTSFRSSDGNPFLRIGSNVVPVNLNVGEKVALNPTMKHVLAYVGFEHECPHGHRFLLNPEHLNELGSSYSLLEESNTCSSVEALDHSLENSSKSSKNGNHGKVHRASNRMIAATAINKVRNMDKSKERVSNGNIHKDGLIQISRHGKEHYQGTSGIVTLPNYVKDHEASLQSISIGDGGCAFSLLNRNLPVYMNCPHCRVTKNKKDLPKIKFASTISQLQRIFLVTPPFPTVLATCPIIQFETSCLPPSVQDCEQTLQFSLGCQVILPPESFLVLRLPFVYGVQLEGGNLQSLNPLEYEPERTAWITKGTTLQVMSKGISSRTY from the exons ATGCGGGTCCTGACACGACCACCCACTCCCTCGCCGGATCCTCCACCTCCGCCCTCAACCTCTCCACTCCCCCACTCTCTAAACGGCGTCGTAGTCGTGGGCTTTATATCTCAAAGACCCATCACTTCCTCCCAGCTCATCAATCGGGTCCTGGACTCTAACACTTTCGGTTCGGGTCGTACCGACAGAACTCTGGGTATTGACAAAGAGGAAGTCAAACATTGGTTTAATTCCAGGAGAATCGGCTACTatcatgaagaagaaaagggtCTTTTGTTGTTGCAGTTTAGCTCCACCCGGTGTCCGGTTCTTCGCGGGTCAAGTAGTTCCGGGTCAGGTTTTGACTCGTTTGTGGTGGATGACGAGTTCGGCGATCTTCAGGGATTGCTTTTCATGTTTACT GTCTGCCATGTGATCATATATATTCAGGAGGGTTCACGCTTTGAtgctcaaaatttgaaaaaattccGGGTGTTACAAGCTGCCAAGCATGCATTAACGCCATATGTAAGAACTCGATCCACGCCACCATTGCCATCTAGACCTCATTCTTCAACACCATCTCGTCCTTCGATGTTGGTAACATCTACTAATAGTTCTTCTTCAGGAAGAAGTGGTGGCATATCAGGTCGCAATACTTCAGCTATGTCTCTCATGACAGGTTTAGGTTCCTACACCTCCTTGTTTCCTGGGCAGTGTACTCCTGTCATActgtttgtttttattgatgatttctCAGATCTGCCAAATTCTGTTTCTTCTATGGAAGAGTCAACTGAAACCTCCTCACTTAGTCAGTCTTCTAATTTAAGCGGTTTAGCTAGACCAAACTTGCCAATGAAAGGGTCTGGTTCAGTAGTTGTGCTAGCACGCCCATCAAGTAAATCAGAAAGTGGTTTCAGGAAGAAGCTGCAGTCTTCTCTTGAGGCACagattagatttttaattaaaaaatgtcgCACACTATCAGGTTCTGAAAGCAGTCACTCTGGTCCAAGAAGCGGGGCTGTTTTGAGTTCTGCTCCTTTGTTTTCACTCGATGCATCAAGGGCTGTTGTACTGTTAGACAGGACTACAAATCAGAGTGGTGAGTCTCTGGAGTTTGCTACCAGTCTTGTGGATGATGTTTTGAATGGAGAAGCAACCTCAGATTCTCTTTTACTTGAAAGTCATAGTCAAAGTTCAAAAGAGGATCTATTTTTGGTAAAGGAGTTTATTTATCGGCAGTCTGATATTCTACGAGGGCGAGGGGGATTGGTTGGTAACCCCAACAGTAGCTCAGCTGCTGGGGTTGGTATGGTTGCTGttgcagcagcagcagctgCTGCATCCGCTGCATCTGGAAAGGCATTTACTACACCTGAACTTCCAAGTTTGGATATATGGTTATCATCCAGTCAACTTTTTCTACAAGGAGTTCTCTCTGCAAAACGTGGATGTATAGATGAAGGTGAAGTTACTAAAAGAAGGCCTCGTCAGAAAAATAGTGTTCCACCACAAGTTGAAGGAATTGCTTCAAGAGGTGCAGATCCTCTAGATATTGCAGTATCTTTGTTGGAAAGTGGTGGTGGAATGAACAGAAGGTTTTCAACTATTTGGTGTGAAAGAATTCTTCCGGCTGCCAAGGATGCTTATCTGAAAGACCTACCTGCTTGTTACCCAACTTCACAGCATGAAGCACATTTGGAAAAGGCTCTGCATGCTTTCCACTCAATGGTTAGGGGTCCTGCAGTGCCAGTATATGCAAAGATGTTGGAAGACGAATGCAAATCCATCTGGGAATCTGGAAGGCAACTTTGTGATGCTGTCAGTTTGACAGGAAAACCATGTATGCATCAGAGACATAATGTGGATAATGATGAATCACTAGTAGGAAATGCTGCAAGGCCTCATTCAAGTGGATATGTTTTCCTTCATGCCTGTGCTTGTGGCCGTTCACGGCGATTAAGAGCTGACCCTTTTGATTTCGAATCAGCAAACAGTCCCACCTCTTGTTTTTCTGAATGTGACAAGCTCCTTGCTAAAGTTGAGTTACCAAAGGTAAGTAATGGTGGTCCTATTCAGCCATCATCATGGAGTTTGGTTCGCATTGGGAGTGCGAGGTACTATGAACCTTCTACAGGTTTACTTCAGAGTGGGTTTTCTACTTCTCATAAGTTTCTTTCAAAATGGACAATATTTTTGGAGAAACAGAAAAACCCAAATGAATTATTAGCTAGAGCTGTGCACCAAGGTTCTTTTAGTAGGTCAAGTACAGAACCCAAGGTTGGACATAGCGGAGATGTCATAAAGAAAGCTGGTGACAAGCAGTTGTTCTTAGGAGACATGAATGgagttgaaaatcaaataaaacccACTGAAAACCATAACTCTCATGATAGTAAAATTAGCTTTGGTAGAGGTCTTCCCAATTTTACAATGAGAAAACCCTTTTCTGAGGTTGTTGCTGGATCTGCAGTTACAGATTCAAAATATCCTCCCCTCCAGCAGCAGAGGAAACAACCTTCATCAGAGTTAGGAAAGGTTATCAAGGAAAATAGGGCAAAAGATTGGAGTGTGGAGCAGGCTCATGCAAGTGTTGATCAAGGATCTCAAAAATCTGATGGGATGTCAGCTGTTCAGGAAACATTAAATGACACCAGTTTTAGGAGCTCAGATGGTAACCCCTTTTTGCGTATAGGTAGTAATGTAGTTCCTGTAAATTTAAATGTTGGTGAAAAAGTCGCATTGAACCCTACTATGAAGCATGTACTAGCGTATGTTGGTTTTGAGCATGAATGCCCCCATGGTCACCGATTCTTATTGAATCCAGAGCACCTTAATGAACTTGGGTCCTCATATTCATTGCTTGAAGAATCTAATACGTGTTCTTCTGTGGAAGCTTTGGACCATAGTTTGGAAAATTCGtcaaaatcaagtaaaaatGGAAACCATGGGAAAGTTCATCGAGCATCAAATAGGATGATTGCTGCAACTGCTATAAATAAGGTGAGAAATATGGATAAGTCCAAAGAGAGAGTGTCAAATGGAAATATTCATAAGGATGGGCTGATACAGATTTCCAGACATGGAAAGGAACATTATCAGGGAACTTCTGGCATAGTAACTCTACCTAATTATGTAAAAGATCATGAAGCAAGCCTTCAATCTATTAGCATTGGAGATGGTGGATGTGCGTTCTCCTTATTGAATAGAAACCTACCAGTATACATGAACTGCCCTCATTGCAGGGTCACTAAGAATAAGAAAGATCTGCCGAAGATTAAGTTTGCCAGCACAATATCTCAGCTTCAAAGAATTTTTCTG GTGACGCCTCCATTTCCCACTGTATTGGCAACATGCCCTATCATACAATTTGAG ACATCATGCCTGCCTCCATCAGTTCAGGATTGTGAGCAAACGTTGCAGTTCAGCCTTGGTTGTCAAGTGATCTTACCACCGGAGAGTTTTCTTGTACTTAGACTACCATTTGTCTATGGTGTACAATTGGAAGGTGGAAATCTGCAGTCTCTTAACCCTTTGGAATATGAACCAGAGAGAACTGCCTGGATTACCAAGGGCACAACATTGCAGGTTATGTCCAAGGGAATCAGTAGTCGAACTTACTGA
- the LOC123208369 gene encoding uncharacterized protein LOC123208369 isoform X3, translating into MRVLTRPPTPSPDPPPPPSTSPLPHSLNGVVVVGFISQRPITSSQLINRVLDSNTFGSGRTDRTLGIDKEEVKHWFNSRRIGYYHEEEKGLLLLQFSSTRCPVLRGSSSSGSGFDSFVVDDEFGDLQGLLFMFTVCHVIIYIQEGSRFDAQNLKKFRVLQAAKHALTPYVRTRSTPPLPSRPHSSTPSRPSMLVTSTNSSSSGRSGGISGRNTSAMSLMTGLGSYTSLFPGQCTPVILFVFIDDFSDLPNSVSSMEESTETSSLSQSSNLSGLARPNLPMKGSGSVVVLARPSSKSESGFRKKLQSSLEAQIRFLIKKCRTLSGSESSHSGPRSGAVLSSAPLFSLDASRAVVLLDRTTNQSGESLEFATSLVDDVLNGEATSDSLLLESHSQSSKEDLFLVKEFIYRQSDILRGRGGLVGNPNSSSAAGVGMVAVAAAAAAASAASGKAFTTPELPSLDIWLSSSQLFLQGVLSAKRGCIDEGEVTKRRPRQKNSVPPQVEGIASRGADPLDIAVSLLESGGGMNRRFSTIWCERILPAAKDAYLKDLPACYPTSQHEAHLEKALHAFHSMVRGPAVPVYAKMLEDECKSIWESGRQLCDAVSLTGKPCMHQRHNVDNDESLVGNAARPHSSGYVFLHACACGRSRRLRADPFDFESANSPTSCFSECDKLLAKVELPKVSNGGPIQPSSWSLVRIGSARYYEPSTGLLQSGFSTSHKFLSKWTIFLEKQKNPNELLARAVHQGSFSRSSTEPKVGHSGDVIKKAGDKQLFLGDMNGVENQIKPTENHNSHDSKISFGRGLPNFTMRKPFSEVVAGSAVTDSKYPPLQQQRKQPSSELGKVIKENRAKDWSVEQAHASVDQGSQKSDGMSAVQETLNDTSFRSSDGNPFLRIGSNVVPVNLNVGEKVALNPTMKHVLAYVGFEHECPHGHRFLLNPEHLNELGSSYSLLEESNTCSSVEALDHSLENSSKSSKNGNHGKVHRASNRMIAATAINKVRNMDKSKERVSNGNIHKDGLIQISRHGKEHYQGTSGIVTLPNYVKDHEASLQSISIGDGGCAFSLLNRNLPVYMNCPHCRVTKNKKDLPKIKFASTISQLQRIFLVTPPFPTVLATCPIIQFETSCLPPSVQDCEQTLQFSLGCQVILPPESFLVLRLPFVYGVQLEGGNLQSLNPLEYEPERTAWITKGTTLQYRKQGINMDTR; encoded by the exons ATGCGGGTCCTGACACGACCACCCACTCCCTCGCCGGATCCTCCACCTCCGCCCTCAACCTCTCCACTCCCCCACTCTCTAAACGGCGTCGTAGTCGTGGGCTTTATATCTCAAAGACCCATCACTTCCTCCCAGCTCATCAATCGGGTCCTGGACTCTAACACTTTCGGTTCGGGTCGTACCGACAGAACTCTGGGTATTGACAAAGAGGAAGTCAAACATTGGTTTAATTCCAGGAGAATCGGCTACTatcatgaagaagaaaagggtCTTTTGTTGTTGCAGTTTAGCTCCACCCGGTGTCCGGTTCTTCGCGGGTCAAGTAGTTCCGGGTCAGGTTTTGACTCGTTTGTGGTGGATGACGAGTTCGGCGATCTTCAGGGATTGCTTTTCATGTTTACT GTCTGCCATGTGATCATATATATTCAGGAGGGTTCACGCTTTGAtgctcaaaatttgaaaaaattccGGGTGTTACAAGCTGCCAAGCATGCATTAACGCCATATGTAAGAACTCGATCCACGCCACCATTGCCATCTAGACCTCATTCTTCAACACCATCTCGTCCTTCGATGTTGGTAACATCTACTAATAGTTCTTCTTCAGGAAGAAGTGGTGGCATATCAGGTCGCAATACTTCAGCTATGTCTCTCATGACAGGTTTAGGTTCCTACACCTCCTTGTTTCCTGGGCAGTGTACTCCTGTCATActgtttgtttttattgatgatttctCAGATCTGCCAAATTCTGTTTCTTCTATGGAAGAGTCAACTGAAACCTCCTCACTTAGTCAGTCTTCTAATTTAAGCGGTTTAGCTAGACCAAACTTGCCAATGAAAGGGTCTGGTTCAGTAGTTGTGCTAGCACGCCCATCAAGTAAATCAGAAAGTGGTTTCAGGAAGAAGCTGCAGTCTTCTCTTGAGGCACagattagatttttaattaaaaaatgtcgCACACTATCAGGTTCTGAAAGCAGTCACTCTGGTCCAAGAAGCGGGGCTGTTTTGAGTTCTGCTCCTTTGTTTTCACTCGATGCATCAAGGGCTGTTGTACTGTTAGACAGGACTACAAATCAGAGTGGTGAGTCTCTGGAGTTTGCTACCAGTCTTGTGGATGATGTTTTGAATGGAGAAGCAACCTCAGATTCTCTTTTACTTGAAAGTCATAGTCAAAGTTCAAAAGAGGATCTATTTTTGGTAAAGGAGTTTATTTATCGGCAGTCTGATATTCTACGAGGGCGAGGGGGATTGGTTGGTAACCCCAACAGTAGCTCAGCTGCTGGGGTTGGTATGGTTGCTGttgcagcagcagcagctgCTGCATCCGCTGCATCTGGAAAGGCATTTACTACACCTGAACTTCCAAGTTTGGATATATGGTTATCATCCAGTCAACTTTTTCTACAAGGAGTTCTCTCTGCAAAACGTGGATGTATAGATGAAGGTGAAGTTACTAAAAGAAGGCCTCGTCAGAAAAATAGTGTTCCACCACAAGTTGAAGGAATTGCTTCAAGAGGTGCAGATCCTCTAGATATTGCAGTATCTTTGTTGGAAAGTGGTGGTGGAATGAACAGAAGGTTTTCAACTATTTGGTGTGAAAGAATTCTTCCGGCTGCCAAGGATGCTTATCTGAAAGACCTACCTGCTTGTTACCCAACTTCACAGCATGAAGCACATTTGGAAAAGGCTCTGCATGCTTTCCACTCAATGGTTAGGGGTCCTGCAGTGCCAGTATATGCAAAGATGTTGGAAGACGAATGCAAATCCATCTGGGAATCTGGAAGGCAACTTTGTGATGCTGTCAGTTTGACAGGAAAACCATGTATGCATCAGAGACATAATGTGGATAATGATGAATCACTAGTAGGAAATGCTGCAAGGCCTCATTCAAGTGGATATGTTTTCCTTCATGCCTGTGCTTGTGGCCGTTCACGGCGATTAAGAGCTGACCCTTTTGATTTCGAATCAGCAAACAGTCCCACCTCTTGTTTTTCTGAATGTGACAAGCTCCTTGCTAAAGTTGAGTTACCAAAGGTAAGTAATGGTGGTCCTATTCAGCCATCATCATGGAGTTTGGTTCGCATTGGGAGTGCGAGGTACTATGAACCTTCTACAGGTTTACTTCAGAGTGGGTTTTCTACTTCTCATAAGTTTCTTTCAAAATGGACAATATTTTTGGAGAAACAGAAAAACCCAAATGAATTATTAGCTAGAGCTGTGCACCAAGGTTCTTTTAGTAGGTCAAGTACAGAACCCAAGGTTGGACATAGCGGAGATGTCATAAAGAAAGCTGGTGACAAGCAGTTGTTCTTAGGAGACATGAATGgagttgaaaatcaaataaaacccACTGAAAACCATAACTCTCATGATAGTAAAATTAGCTTTGGTAGAGGTCTTCCCAATTTTACAATGAGAAAACCCTTTTCTGAGGTTGTTGCTGGATCTGCAGTTACAGATTCAAAATATCCTCCCCTCCAGCAGCAGAGGAAACAACCTTCATCAGAGTTAGGAAAGGTTATCAAGGAAAATAGGGCAAAAGATTGGAGTGTGGAGCAGGCTCATGCAAGTGTTGATCAAGGATCTCAAAAATCTGATGGGATGTCAGCTGTTCAGGAAACATTAAATGACACCAGTTTTAGGAGCTCAGATGGTAACCCCTTTTTGCGTATAGGTAGTAATGTAGTTCCTGTAAATTTAAATGTTGGTGAAAAAGTCGCATTGAACCCTACTATGAAGCATGTACTAGCGTATGTTGGTTTTGAGCATGAATGCCCCCATGGTCACCGATTCTTATTGAATCCAGAGCACCTTAATGAACTTGGGTCCTCATATTCATTGCTTGAAGAATCTAATACGTGTTCTTCTGTGGAAGCTTTGGACCATAGTTTGGAAAATTCGtcaaaatcaagtaaaaatGGAAACCATGGGAAAGTTCATCGAGCATCAAATAGGATGATTGCTGCAACTGCTATAAATAAGGTGAGAAATATGGATAAGTCCAAAGAGAGAGTGTCAAATGGAAATATTCATAAGGATGGGCTGATACAGATTTCCAGACATGGAAAGGAACATTATCAGGGAACTTCTGGCATAGTAACTCTACCTAATTATGTAAAAGATCATGAAGCAAGCCTTCAATCTATTAGCATTGGAGATGGTGGATGTGCGTTCTCCTTATTGAATAGAAACCTACCAGTATACATGAACTGCCCTCATTGCAGGGTCACTAAGAATAAGAAAGATCTGCCGAAGATTAAGTTTGCCAGCACAATATCTCAGCTTCAAAGAATTTTTCTG GTGACGCCTCCATTTCCCACTGTATTGGCAACATGCCCTATCATACAATTTGAG ACATCATGCCTGCCTCCATCAGTTCAGGATTGTGAGCAAACGTTGCAGTTCAGCCTTGGTTGTCAAGTGATCTTACCACCGGAGAGTTTTCTTGTACTTAGACTACCATTTGTCTATGGTGTACAATTGGAAGGTGGAAATCTGCAGTCTCTTAACCCTTTGGAATATGAACCAGAGAGAACTGCCTGGATTACCAAGGGCACAACATTGCAG
- the LOC123208369 gene encoding uncharacterized protein LOC123208369 isoform X1: MRVLTRPPTPSPDPPPPPSTSPLPHSLNGVVVVGFISQRPITSSQLINRVLDSNTFGSGRTDRTLGIDKEEVKHWFNSRRIGYYHEEEKGLLLLQFSSTRCPVLRGSSSSGSGFDSFVVDDEFGDLQGLLFMFTVCHVIIYIQEGSRFDAQNLKKFRVLQAAKHALTPYVRTRSTPPLPSRPHSSTPSRPSMLVTSTNSSSSGRSGGISGRNTSAMSLMTGLGSYTSLFPGQCTPVILFVFIDDFSDLPNSVSSMEESTETSSLSQSSNLSGLARPNLPMKGSGSVVVLARPSSKSESGFRKKLQSSLEAQIRFLIKKCRTLSGSESSHSGPRSGAVLSSAPLFSLDASRAVVLLDRTTNQSGESLEFATSLVDDVLNGEATSDSLLLESHSQSSKEDLFLVKEFIYRQSDILRGRGGLVGNPNSSSAAGVGMVAVAAAAAAASAASGKAFTTPELPSLDIWLSSSQLFLQGVLSAKRGCIDEGEVTKRRPRQKNSVPPQVEGIASRGADPLDIAVSLLESGGGMNRRFSTIWCERILPAAKDAYLKDLPACYPTSQHEAHLEKALHAFHSMVRGPAVPVYAKMLEDECKSIWESGRQLCDAVSLTGKPCMHQRHNVDNDESLVGNAARPHSSGYVFLHACACGRSRRLRADPFDFESANSPTSCFSECDKLLAKVELPKVSNGGPIQPSSWSLVRIGSARYYEPSTGLLQSGFSTSHKFLSKWTIFLEKQKNPNELLARAVHQGSFSRSSTEPKVGHSGDVIKKAGDKQLFLGDMNGVENQIKPTENHNSHDSKISFGRGLPNFTMRKPFSEVVAGSAVTDSKYPPLQQQRKQPSSELGKVIKENRAKDWSVEQAHASVDQGSQKSDGMSAVQETLNDTSFRSSDGNPFLRIGSNVVPVNLNVGEKVALNPTMKHVLAYVGFEHECPHGHRFLLNPEHLNELGSSYSLLEESNTCSSVEALDHSLENSSKSSKNGNHGKVHRASNRMIAATAINKVRNMDKSKERVSNGNIHKDGLIQISRHGKEHYQGTSGIVTLPNYVKDHEASLQSISIGDGGCAFSLLNRNLPVYMNCPHCRVTKNKKDLPKIKFASTISQLQRIFLVTPPFPTVLATCPIIQFETSCLPPSVQDCEQTLQFSLGCQVILPPESFLVLRLPFVYGVQLEGGNLQSLNPLEYEPERTAWITKGTTLQCSTESKASIWIQDKTW; encoded by the exons ATGCGGGTCCTGACACGACCACCCACTCCCTCGCCGGATCCTCCACCTCCGCCCTCAACCTCTCCACTCCCCCACTCTCTAAACGGCGTCGTAGTCGTGGGCTTTATATCTCAAAGACCCATCACTTCCTCCCAGCTCATCAATCGGGTCCTGGACTCTAACACTTTCGGTTCGGGTCGTACCGACAGAACTCTGGGTATTGACAAAGAGGAAGTCAAACATTGGTTTAATTCCAGGAGAATCGGCTACTatcatgaagaagaaaagggtCTTTTGTTGTTGCAGTTTAGCTCCACCCGGTGTCCGGTTCTTCGCGGGTCAAGTAGTTCCGGGTCAGGTTTTGACTCGTTTGTGGTGGATGACGAGTTCGGCGATCTTCAGGGATTGCTTTTCATGTTTACT GTCTGCCATGTGATCATATATATTCAGGAGGGTTCACGCTTTGAtgctcaaaatttgaaaaaattccGGGTGTTACAAGCTGCCAAGCATGCATTAACGCCATATGTAAGAACTCGATCCACGCCACCATTGCCATCTAGACCTCATTCTTCAACACCATCTCGTCCTTCGATGTTGGTAACATCTACTAATAGTTCTTCTTCAGGAAGAAGTGGTGGCATATCAGGTCGCAATACTTCAGCTATGTCTCTCATGACAGGTTTAGGTTCCTACACCTCCTTGTTTCCTGGGCAGTGTACTCCTGTCATActgtttgtttttattgatgatttctCAGATCTGCCAAATTCTGTTTCTTCTATGGAAGAGTCAACTGAAACCTCCTCACTTAGTCAGTCTTCTAATTTAAGCGGTTTAGCTAGACCAAACTTGCCAATGAAAGGGTCTGGTTCAGTAGTTGTGCTAGCACGCCCATCAAGTAAATCAGAAAGTGGTTTCAGGAAGAAGCTGCAGTCTTCTCTTGAGGCACagattagatttttaattaaaaaatgtcgCACACTATCAGGTTCTGAAAGCAGTCACTCTGGTCCAAGAAGCGGGGCTGTTTTGAGTTCTGCTCCTTTGTTTTCACTCGATGCATCAAGGGCTGTTGTACTGTTAGACAGGACTACAAATCAGAGTGGTGAGTCTCTGGAGTTTGCTACCAGTCTTGTGGATGATGTTTTGAATGGAGAAGCAACCTCAGATTCTCTTTTACTTGAAAGTCATAGTCAAAGTTCAAAAGAGGATCTATTTTTGGTAAAGGAGTTTATTTATCGGCAGTCTGATATTCTACGAGGGCGAGGGGGATTGGTTGGTAACCCCAACAGTAGCTCAGCTGCTGGGGTTGGTATGGTTGCTGttgcagcagcagcagctgCTGCATCCGCTGCATCTGGAAAGGCATTTACTACACCTGAACTTCCAAGTTTGGATATATGGTTATCATCCAGTCAACTTTTTCTACAAGGAGTTCTCTCTGCAAAACGTGGATGTATAGATGAAGGTGAAGTTACTAAAAGAAGGCCTCGTCAGAAAAATAGTGTTCCACCACAAGTTGAAGGAATTGCTTCAAGAGGTGCAGATCCTCTAGATATTGCAGTATCTTTGTTGGAAAGTGGTGGTGGAATGAACAGAAGGTTTTCAACTATTTGGTGTGAAAGAATTCTTCCGGCTGCCAAGGATGCTTATCTGAAAGACCTACCTGCTTGTTACCCAACTTCACAGCATGAAGCACATTTGGAAAAGGCTCTGCATGCTTTCCACTCAATGGTTAGGGGTCCTGCAGTGCCAGTATATGCAAAGATGTTGGAAGACGAATGCAAATCCATCTGGGAATCTGGAAGGCAACTTTGTGATGCTGTCAGTTTGACAGGAAAACCATGTATGCATCAGAGACATAATGTGGATAATGATGAATCACTAGTAGGAAATGCTGCAAGGCCTCATTCAAGTGGATATGTTTTCCTTCATGCCTGTGCTTGTGGCCGTTCACGGCGATTAAGAGCTGACCCTTTTGATTTCGAATCAGCAAACAGTCCCACCTCTTGTTTTTCTGAATGTGACAAGCTCCTTGCTAAAGTTGAGTTACCAAAGGTAAGTAATGGTGGTCCTATTCAGCCATCATCATGGAGTTTGGTTCGCATTGGGAGTGCGAGGTACTATGAACCTTCTACAGGTTTACTTCAGAGTGGGTTTTCTACTTCTCATAAGTTTCTTTCAAAATGGACAATATTTTTGGAGAAACAGAAAAACCCAAATGAATTATTAGCTAGAGCTGTGCACCAAGGTTCTTTTAGTAGGTCAAGTACAGAACCCAAGGTTGGACATAGCGGAGATGTCATAAAGAAAGCTGGTGACAAGCAGTTGTTCTTAGGAGACATGAATGgagttgaaaatcaaataaaacccACTGAAAACCATAACTCTCATGATAGTAAAATTAGCTTTGGTAGAGGTCTTCCCAATTTTACAATGAGAAAACCCTTTTCTGAGGTTGTTGCTGGATCTGCAGTTACAGATTCAAAATATCCTCCCCTCCAGCAGCAGAGGAAACAACCTTCATCAGAGTTAGGAAAGGTTATCAAGGAAAATAGGGCAAAAGATTGGAGTGTGGAGCAGGCTCATGCAAGTGTTGATCAAGGATCTCAAAAATCTGATGGGATGTCAGCTGTTCAGGAAACATTAAATGACACCAGTTTTAGGAGCTCAGATGGTAACCCCTTTTTGCGTATAGGTAGTAATGTAGTTCCTGTAAATTTAAATGTTGGTGAAAAAGTCGCATTGAACCCTACTATGAAGCATGTACTAGCGTATGTTGGTTTTGAGCATGAATGCCCCCATGGTCACCGATTCTTATTGAATCCAGAGCACCTTAATGAACTTGGGTCCTCATATTCATTGCTTGAAGAATCTAATACGTGTTCTTCTGTGGAAGCTTTGGACCATAGTTTGGAAAATTCGtcaaaatcaagtaaaaatGGAAACCATGGGAAAGTTCATCGAGCATCAAATAGGATGATTGCTGCAACTGCTATAAATAAGGTGAGAAATATGGATAAGTCCAAAGAGAGAGTGTCAAATGGAAATATTCATAAGGATGGGCTGATACAGATTTCCAGACATGGAAAGGAACATTATCAGGGAACTTCTGGCATAGTAACTCTACCTAATTATGTAAAAGATCATGAAGCAAGCCTTCAATCTATTAGCATTGGAGATGGTGGATGTGCGTTCTCCTTATTGAATAGAAACCTACCAGTATACATGAACTGCCCTCATTGCAGGGTCACTAAGAATAAGAAAGATCTGCCGAAGATTAAGTTTGCCAGCACAATATCTCAGCTTCAAAGAATTTTTCTG GTGACGCCTCCATTTCCCACTGTATTGGCAACATGCCCTATCATACAATTTGAG ACATCATGCCTGCCTCCATCAGTTCAGGATTGTGAGCAAACGTTGCAGTTCAGCCTTGGTTGTCAAGTGATCTTACCACCGGAGAGTTTTCTTGTACTTAGACTACCATTTGTCTATGGTGTACAATTGGAAGGTGGAAATCTGCAGTCTCTTAACCCTTTGGAATATGAACCAGAGAGAACTGCCTGGATTACCAAGGGCACAACATTGCAG